The proteins below are encoded in one region of Fibrella aestuarina BUZ 2:
- the atpE gene encoding ATP synthase F0 subunit C: MLAYLLSILLEVAGNVGVMGAAVGAGLAAIGAGLGIGRIGGSAMEGIARQPEAAGRIQTAMLIIAALIEAVALFAAVICLLVALG, translated from the coding sequence ATGTTAGCGTATCTGCTCTCAATCTTGTTGGAAGTTGCTGGTAACGTAGGTGTCATGGGTGCCGCTGTAGGTGCTGGTCTGGCCGCTATCGGTGCTGGTCTGGGTATCGGTCGTATCGGTGGTAGCGCCATGGAGGGCATTGCCCGTCAGCCTGAAGCCGCTGGTCGTATCCAAACTGCCATGCTGATCATCGCCGCCCTCATCGAGGCCGTGGCCCTGTTCGCTGCCGTTATCTGTCTGCTGGTTGCCCTGGGTTAA